A region from the Benincasa hispida cultivar B227 chromosome 12, ASM972705v1, whole genome shotgun sequence genome encodes:
- the LOC120092654 gene encoding 60S ribosomal protein L23 encodes MSKRGRGGSAGNKFRMSLGLPVAATVNCADNTGAKNLYIISVKGIKGRLNRLPSACVGDMVMATVKKGKPDLRKKVLPAVIVRQRKPWRRKDGVFMYFEDNAGVIVNPKGEMKGSAITGPIGKECADLWPRIASAANAIV; translated from the exons ATGTCGAAGCGAG GGCGCGGAGGATCTGCAGGTAACAAGTTTAGGATGTCACTGGGTCTACCGGTGGCGGCGACAGTGAATTGTGCCGACAACACTGGAGCCAAGAACTTGTACATTATCTCAGTGAAGGGTATCAAGGGGCGTTTGAACAGATTGCCATCGGCTTGTGTGGGAGACATGGTAATGGCCACTGTCAAAAAGGGAAAACCCGATCTCAGGAAGAAGGTCCTTCCTGCTGTCATTGTCAGGCAGCGCAAGCCATGGCGCCGAAAGGATGGGGTTTTCATGTACTTCGAAG ATAATGCAGGAGTAATTGTAAACCCTAAAGGTGAAATGAAAG GTTCTGCAATTACTGGTCCTATTGGAAAGGAGTGTGCGGATTTATGGCCTAGGATCGCAAGTGCGGCCAATGCTATTGTTTAG